cgcggacacCCCAgtcttcttcgcggcgacgagcgcgttcacCGTGGACGACTTGCCGACGTTCGGGTAGCCCACCATTCCTACGCacacgcggccgtcgcggcgcctgagcctcgcgccttcgcccgccgcctcctccgccctgcGCTCCAACACCTCGAGGAGCTGTTCGCGGGATAGGATGTCCTCCCTGGCGCGCGGTCTGCGGCGCAgcgcgacgggttcgagctcctcctcttcgGATCCCAtcgagtcggagtcggaaCCCGAATCGTATTCGTCGTCAGAGTTGTTgtcgccttcgtcgtcgcgagacAACCCTCGCAGGTCGTCCGGCAGGTccccgaacgccgccgccctctccgcctcctccgcggccctTCGTTTcttcatcctcgccgcctccgcgtccaccgcctccgtcgcggtctTTGCGGACCACCACAGGTAGCCGATTGATCTCTCGTCGAAGTAATCGCAccacgcgcggcgaaggtccGGCGAGAGCAAGTCCGCCTTGTTGAGGAGCAGCAGCGTTcgcttggcggcgtcgatctcggTGACGTACGTTTCGAGGTCGGGGCACCGGTAGAACAgcgggtccctcgcgtccaccacctgCACCACGATGTCGGACCTCTCGCACACGCGCCACAGCTGTCGCCAAATCTCGAGGTTCTTCTCGAAGGGCGTGAGCGTCaggcgctcgtcctcctcgaccgcggcgagcgcgcggcgccactCGAGGAAGGCGGCCTTCTCGTTGCGGTCCAGCTGGTCGACGGACATGTCCTTGGTCCACGGCGGGCGCCTGGGAACCTTGAGCGAGTCGGAGTGCAgggcctccgcgtcggctcgagcctcggcctgcgcggcggcgtccgccgcggcgtgcgcatcctcggcgacgcgattggcgacgccggacgcgttgccgccgccgggcatgGACAGCACCCTGGCCTTGGACCGTTCGGTGGTGAAATCCCTGTTGGCGAgatcggcgagggcgaagaaCTCGTCCATGTCGTTGCGCTCCATGACGGACGTGAGGTTcgggcgcccgccgcggccgccgcctccgtcggggTTCGCGTCGGTGGTGtgccgccccgcgtcgccggtgccgtAGTTGATGTAGCCCGTCTGCGCGACGTGCCCGACGTGAGCGCCGTGCCTCTGCGCGCGCTTGGCCAgagagccgccgaggcccttGCCCTTCAGCCCCTTCCCCGCGTTGCGTGCCCCGCCCATGTCCCGATACGCGCGCGAgtgaggcggcggtggcgccctGGAATGTGACAAg
This genomic interval from Micromonas commoda chromosome 13, complete sequence contains the following:
- a CDS encoding predicted protein, whose protein sequence is RADAEALHSDSLKVPRRPPWTKDMSVDQLDRNEKAAFLEWRRALAAVEEDERLTLTPFEKNLEIWRQLWRVCERSDIVVQVVDARDPLFYRCPDLETYVTEIDAAKRTLLLLNKADLLSPDLRRAWCDYFDERSIGYLWWSAKTATEAVDAEAARMKKRRAAEEAERAAAEDILSREQLLEVLERRAEEAAGEGARLRRRDGRVCVGMVGYPNVGKSSTVNALVAAKKTGVSATPGKTKHFQTLELGTGLLLADCPGLVFPSFTASRAELVCNGVLPIDRLTDVREPVGIVASRISRRLLEATYHFKLPLPALHEDQSRNATAGELLRAYCAARRLTVQQGRPDEQRAGRAILKDFINGKLLHCVGPDGYT